In Bacteroidota bacterium, the following proteins share a genomic window:
- a CDS encoding GH92 family glycosyl hydrolase: MRFQFIIRMFLNKAYHLSLKKNILIALVLCLLQSALWFSACVGQKPEYKIRNFSQYVMPMVGTGGHGHTFPGAAYPFGMVQLSPDTRLDGWDGCSGYHHSDSLIYGFTHTHLSGTGCLDYGDILIMPFSQKYEIPNTAYASSFNHATELATPGYYSVQLNKHNIKAELTVTPRTGMHRYTYAMDNNGILIDLAHRDEVLDSWIELVNDTVIRGYRNSKSWATDQRIYFYLISSEPFDKSFIYRNDSIMDGNRLEGKNLKAALYFKNKNNKQVLFKVGISGVSCNGALLNLKTENPLWNFDKIKEQAALAWNTELSKIEIEADQQVMNNFYTAFYHCMIHPNLNNDVDGSYRGRDMNVYADKQHNLYTVFSLWDTYRALHPLLTLIDKKRTGDFINTFLHQYEEGKLLPVWELSSNETFCMIGFHSVPVIVDAYFKDVTSFDINKALAAAKQSADTTLYGRYFFNSNLYLSNAIEHESVSKTLEYSYDNWCIAQLAKRMHSMRDTPIYTKRSLSYRNLFDYKTKFIRGRDNGSWHTPFIPSEVNNYYTEANAWQYHFYVPHDITNFMKMHGGVGAFAAKLDSLFTAPMALKGRQQADITGLIGQYAHGNEPSHHMAYLFNYVGQSYKTQYYTNRICKEMYNPQPDGLCGNEDCGQMSAWYVWSALGMYPVCPGSNQYVFGSPLVNKAVINLENGEQIEINTKGDASPYWNKVTLNKKIYGSSYITYEDVKNGCQLTFNRCDSMDATKPVWNRPFSETNDSTFIEVPIFEVASRTFTDSMLVTISHPQKDIELYYMTTERPGMRMARKYTKPFYIDTTCEVNAFAKSTKGPFSAAIKGEFNELHKNRKIKIMSEYDSQYTSGGDMALIDGIHGDKEFRKGNWQGYFGKKFEAILDLGKVDTIHSVSATFLHDQSPWIMAPKIVAYEVSQDGSNFTLLEEIQNQLPDTISVPTVVKFQTTGNPIFGRFIKVNAPNFGKLPSWHLSKGENSWLFIDEIEIK; encoded by the coding sequence ATGCGCTTTCAATTTATTATCAGAATGTTTTTAAATAAGGCATATCACCTTTCACTAAAGAAAAACATACTTATTGCGTTAGTGTTGTGCCTATTGCAAAGCGCACTGTGGTTTTCGGCATGTGTAGGTCAAAAACCCGAATATAAGATTCGAAATTTTTCGCAATATGTTATGCCTATGGTTGGTACCGGAGGACATGGGCATACATTTCCGGGTGCGGCTTACCCATTTGGCATGGTGCAATTATCACCCGATACACGCCTTGATGGCTGGGATGGCTGCAGCGGTTACCACCATAGTGATAGTTTGATCTATGGCTTTACACATACGCACCTTAGTGGAACAGGCTGTCTTGATTATGGCGATATACTTATTATGCCCTTTAGCCAGAAGTATGAGATACCTAATACTGCTTATGCCAGTTCGTTCAATCACGCCACCGAATTGGCAACTCCCGGCTATTACAGTGTGCAATTAAACAAGCATAACATTAAAGCAGAGCTAACAGTAACACCGCGCACTGGAATGCACCGCTATACCTACGCTATGGACAATAATGGTATCTTGATAGACCTTGCCCATCGCGATGAGGTGCTTGACTCGTGGATTGAACTCGTTAACGATACGGTTATACGTGGATACCGCAATAGCAAATCATGGGCTACCGATCAGCGCATTTATTTTTACTTAATAAGTTCTGAACCATTCGATAAAAGTTTCATTTACCGAAACGATTCTATTATGGACGGAAATCGCCTTGAAGGGAAAAATTTAAAGGCTGCTTTGTATTTTAAAAACAAAAACAACAAACAAGTTTTGTTTAAAGTTGGTATTTCAGGTGTAAGTTGCAATGGGGCTTTGCTTAATTTAAAAACTGAAAACCCGCTTTGGAATTTTGACAAAATAAAAGAACAGGCCGCACTAGCCTGGAACACTGAACTGAGTAAAATTGAAATTGAAGCAGACCAACAGGTGATGAATAACTTTTATACAGCGTTTTATCATTGCATGATACATCCAAATTTAAACAACGATGTTGATGGAAGCTATCGTGGACGCGACATGAATGTATATGCCGACAAGCAGCATAATCTATATACCGTTTTTAGCTTGTGGGATACTTACAGGGCCTTACACCCATTGCTTACGTTGATTGACAAAAAAAGAACAGGCGACTTTATCAATACCTTTTTGCATCAGTATGAAGAAGGCAAACTATTGCCTGTATGGGAACTGTCGAGCAACGAAACCTTTTGTATGATTGGCTTTCATTCGGTGCCGGTAATTGTGGATGCGTATTTTAAAGATGTAACAAGTTTTGATATAAACAAAGCATTAGCGGCAGCCAAACAAAGTGCTGACACTACCCTGTATGGCCGCTATTTTTTTAATAGCAATTTGTACTTAAGCAATGCTATTGAGCACGAAAGTGTAAGCAAAACCCTTGAATATAGTTACGATAACTGGTGCATTGCACAACTTGCCAAGCGCATGCACAGCATGCGCGACACACCTATATATACCAAGCGCTCGCTAAGCTATCGTAATTTGTTTGACTATAAAACAAAGTTTATTCGCGGGCGCGATAATGGTTCATGGCATACCCCATTTATTCCTTCGGAAGTAAATAATTATTATACCGAAGCCAATGCATGGCAATACCACTTTTATGTACCACATGATATTACGAATTTCATGAAAATGCATGGAGGTGTGGGAGCATTTGCAGCTAAACTTGATAGTTTATTTACAGCACCTATGGCATTAAAAGGTCGTCAACAAGCTGATATTACAGGCCTCATAGGGCAGTATGCGCATGGCAACGAGCCCAGTCATCACATGGCATACCTGTTTAATTATGTTGGACAATCTTACAAAACACAATATTATACAAACCGCATTTGTAAAGAGATGTATAACCCACAGCCTGACGGCTTATGCGGTAACGAAGACTGCGGGCAAATGAGTGCCTGGTATGTATGGAGCGCCTTGGGTATGTATCCTGTTTGCCCCGGCAGTAATCAATATGTGTTTGGTTCTCCTTTGGTAAATAAGGCTGTTATAAATCTTGAAAACGGTGAGCAGATAGAAATAAATACCAAAGGCGATGCTTCGCCTTACTGGAACAAAGTTACCCTAAACAAGAAAATATACGGCAGTAGTTACATTACGTACGAAGATGTGAAAAACGGCTGCCAACTTACCTTTAATCGCTGCGACTCTATGGATGCTACCAAGCCGGTATGGAACCGACCATTCAGCGAAACAAATGACTCAACGTTTATTGAAGTGCCAATTTTTGAAGTAGCATCACGTACCTTTACTGATAGCATGCTGGTTACTATATCGCATCCACAAAAAGATATTGAATTATACTACATGACCACCGAACGTCCCGGCATGCGCATGGCGCGTAAGTACACCAAGCCATTTTATATTGATACAACTTGCGAGGTTAATGCTTTTGCCAAGTCAACTAAAGGCCCTTTTAGCGCAGCCATCAAAGGTGAATTTAATGAGTTGCATAAAAATCGAAAAATAAAAATAATGAGTGAGTACGATAGTCAATATACCAGCGGTGGAGATATGGCATTAATTGATGGCATACATGGAGACAAGGAATTTAGAAAAGGTAACTGGCAAGGATATTTTGGGAAAAAATTTGAAGCAATACTCGACCTCGGCAAGGTTGATACAATACACAGCGTAAGTGCTACCTTTTTACATGATCAAAGCCCCTGGATAATGGCACCTAAAATAGTTGCGTATGAAGTATCGCAAGATGGTAGTAACTTTACCCTGCTTGAGGAAATTCAAAATCAATTGCCAGATACTATAAGTGTACCAACGGTAGTAAAATTTCAAACTACGGGTAACCCTATTTTTGGAAGATTTATTAAAGTGAATGCCCCCAATTTTGGAAAACTACCATCCTGGCATCTGAGTAAAGGCGAAAATTCGTGGCTTTTTATTGACGAAATTGAAATAAAATAA
- the metF gene encoding methylenetetrahydrofolate reductase [NAD(P)H], which translates to MKVTEHLAKAKNTLFSIEILPPLKGKSIQSIFDSIDPLMEFKPPFIDVTYHREEYVYKKREGGYLEKVSIRKRPGTVSICSAILNKYKTDAIPHLICGGFTKEETENALIELNFLGIDNVLALRGDAIKTENTFIPHEKGHNYALNLVSQISSLNKGLYLDEDLLDTVNTDFCIGVAGYPEKHFEAPNLKMDVSYLKKKVEAGADYIVTQMFFDNDKFFNFVKACNESGINVPIIPGLKILTTKKQLTILPKTFHIDLPDDLIDEVMKCKNDIEVKEVGIAWAIQQSKELIKANVPCLHFYTMGNPDITRKVATAIF; encoded by the coding sequence ATGAAGGTCACCGAACATCTTGCCAAAGCAAAGAATACTTTGTTTTCGATAGAAATATTACCTCCGTTAAAGGGGAAGAGCATCCAATCCATTTTTGATTCAATCGATCCGTTGATGGAATTTAAACCTCCATTTATTGATGTAACCTATCATCGCGAGGAGTATGTTTATAAAAAACGCGAAGGAGGCTATCTTGAAAAAGTTTCTATACGCAAGCGCCCGGGTACCGTAAGTATTTGCAGTGCCATTTTGAATAAATATAAAACAGATGCAATTCCACATTTGATTTGTGGAGGGTTTACAAAGGAAGAAACGGAAAACGCATTGATCGAACTGAATTTTTTGGGAATAGATAATGTACTTGCTTTGCGTGGTGATGCTATTAAAACTGAGAACACCTTTATCCCACACGAAAAGGGGCACAATTATGCTCTTAACCTGGTATCACAGATTAGCAGCCTTAATAAAGGTTTGTACCTTGACGAAGATTTGCTTGATACTGTAAATACGGATTTTTGTATTGGTGTGGCCGGTTATCCTGAAAAACATTTTGAAGCACCAAATCTGAAAATGGATGTTTCTTATTTAAAGAAAAAAGTGGAAGCAGGTGCAGATTATATTGTTACACAAATGTTTTTTGACAACGACAAGTTTTTCAATTTTGTAAAGGCTTGTAATGAAAGTGGAATTAATGTGCCAATCATTCCCGGCTTAAAAATACTTACAACAAAAAAGCAATTGACTATATTGCCTAAAACGTTTCATATCGATTTGCCCGATGACCTGATAGACGAAGTAATGAAATGCAAAAATGATATAGAAGTAAAAGAGGTTGGAATAGCTTGGGCCATACAACAGAGCAAAGAATTAATTAAGGCAAACGTTCCATGCCTACACTTTTATACGATGGGCAATCCTGATATTACCCGCAAGGTAGCAACCGCTATATTTTAA